A stretch of Myceligenerans xiligouense DNA encodes these proteins:
- a CDS encoding Lrp/AsnC family transcriptional regulator, translated as MEDDVDRTIVSALRADGRTTLAALSEATGLSLSAVQVRVRKLESRGVISGYRAVVDPEAMGLPLTAFIEITPLDQAQEDDAPVRLKDLPGIEACYSVAGNANYLLLVRVASPRELEGLLGQIRRTAQVSTRSTVVLQTYFEGRPVEAS; from the coding sequence TTGGAAGACGACGTCGACCGCACGATCGTCAGCGCGCTGCGAGCAGACGGTCGCACCACGCTCGCCGCGCTGTCCGAGGCGACCGGGCTGTCGCTCTCGGCGGTGCAGGTCCGGGTGCGCAAGCTGGAGTCACGCGGAGTGATCTCCGGTTACCGCGCCGTGGTGGACCCCGAGGCGATGGGGCTGCCGCTCACCGCGTTCATCGAGATCACCCCGCTCGACCAGGCGCAGGAGGACGACGCGCCCGTGCGGCTGAAGGACCTGCCCGGGATCGAGGCGTGCTACTCGGTGGCGGGCAACGCGAACTACCTGCTGCTGGTCCGGGTCGCCTCGCCGCGCGAGCTGGAGGGGCTCCTGGGGCAGATCCGCCGCACGGCCCAGGTCAGCACCCGCAGCACGGTGGTGCTCCAGACCTACTTCGAGGGCCGCCCGGTCGAAGCCTCCTGA
- the glmU gene encoding bifunctional UDP-N-acetylglucosamine diphosphorylase/glucosamine-1-phosphate N-acetyltransferase GlmU, with amino-acid sequence MKSRLPKILHPVGGRPMVGHAIAAARELDPAELAVVVRHERDLVAARVAELDPAALVVDQDEVPGTGRAVECAMEALGEIDGAVVVLAGDVPLLDGGTLGQMLATHHSEGDAVTILSTHVPDATGYGRIVRGADGQVEAIVEHKDATPAQREVREINTSTYVFDAATLRRGLASLDRANAQGEVYLTDVVAFARTQGGTVRAIVTDDAMSVEGVNDRVQLAALGAEMNRRTLEFWMREGVTVVDPATTWVDVDVELAPDVTVLPGTQLHGATKIGEGATIGPDTTLRDTEVHDGASVVRTHAELAVIGAGASVGPFSYLRPGTVLGPQGKIGGFVETKNARIGEGAKVPHLSYVGDAEIGEHTNIGAASVTVNYDGEHKHRTVIGAHARTGADNMFVAPVTVGDGAYTAAGSVIVRDVPAGALGVGRAEQRNIKGWVARKRPGTAAAEAAAAADALAGPAGPGAGATDHATTSDGDPDHAGPPDQERKAH; translated from the coding sequence ATGAAGTCCCGCCTTCCGAAGATCCTCCACCCCGTGGGCGGGCGGCCGATGGTCGGGCACGCGATCGCCGCCGCGCGAGAGCTGGACCCGGCCGAGCTGGCCGTCGTCGTGCGTCACGAGCGTGATCTCGTCGCCGCTCGCGTCGCCGAGCTCGACCCGGCGGCGCTGGTCGTCGACCAGGACGAGGTGCCCGGCACGGGCCGTGCGGTGGAGTGCGCGATGGAGGCGCTGGGCGAGATCGACGGCGCCGTGGTGGTGCTCGCCGGTGACGTCCCCCTGCTCGACGGCGGCACGCTGGGCCAGATGCTCGCCACCCACCATTCCGAGGGCGACGCGGTGACGATCCTGTCCACCCATGTTCCGGACGCCACGGGCTACGGGCGCATCGTGCGGGGCGCGGACGGCCAGGTGGAGGCGATCGTCGAGCACAAGGACGCGACGCCCGCGCAGCGCGAGGTGCGCGAGATCAACACGTCCACCTACGTGTTCGACGCCGCGACGCTGCGCCGCGGGCTCGCGAGCCTGGACCGCGCGAACGCGCAGGGCGAGGTGTACCTGACCGACGTCGTGGCGTTCGCCCGCACGCAGGGCGGCACGGTCCGCGCGATCGTGACCGACGACGCGATGTCCGTCGAGGGCGTCAACGACCGGGTCCAGCTCGCGGCGCTGGGCGCCGAGATGAACCGGCGCACCCTCGAGTTCTGGATGCGGGAGGGGGTCACGGTCGTGGACCCGGCCACGACGTGGGTCGACGTCGACGTCGAGCTCGCCCCCGACGTGACCGTCCTGCCGGGCACCCAGCTGCACGGGGCCACGAAGATCGGCGAGGGCGCGACGATCGGCCCCGACACGACACTCCGTGACACCGAGGTGCACGACGGCGCCTCCGTGGTGCGCACGCACGCCGAACTGGCGGTGATCGGCGCGGGCGCGAGCGTCGGGCCGTTCTCCTACCTGCGCCCCGGGACCGTGCTGGGCCCGCAGGGCAAGATCGGCGGGTTCGTCGAGACCAAGAACGCCCGGATCGGCGAGGGCGCGAAGGTGCCGCACCTCAGCTACGTGGGCGACGCCGAGATCGGGGAGCACACCAACATCGGCGCGGCGTCGGTCACCGTGAACTACGACGGTGAGCACAAGCACCGCACCGTGATCGGGGCGCACGCGCGTACCGGGGCCGACAACATGTTCGTCGCGCCCGTGACGGTGGGCGACGGGGCCTACACGGCGGCCGGCTCGGTCATCGTCCGGGACGTGCCGGCGGGCGCGCTCGGCGTCGGGCGCGCGGAGCAGCGCAACATCAAGGGCTGGGTGGCGCGCAAGCGGCCCGGCACCGCGGCGGCCGAGGCCGCGGCGGCCGCCGACGCGCTCGCGGGCCCGGCCGGGCCCGGAGCCGGCGCGACCGACCACGCGACCACGTCCGACGGCGACCCCGACCACGCCGGACCCCCTGATCAGGAACGAAAGGCCCACTGA
- a CDS encoding acetylxylan esterase, with protein sequence MSEFDIPPVALAPAAPPAADEPPEFDEFRSDLLVRSRSSAGTRRDPEESDTGGLTTDAVTLPGYGDHPLHGWFVTPVGEPGTLPGVVELVPPGGLGTARDHTWPASAGYVHLVVEMRHDGDPQDPYNREIAADAVRAVQEVRSLPGVDPSRVAVLGRTGAGCAAVAAAGLLQDIACVIAEAPFAEPHAAALRAFARRASSPVLLGPGAGAPEIFAAWGAHSAQLVAELSGVTPPDVVERVLDESAPATRRDTYQAWIAGHTELGQVFRPQVAH encoded by the coding sequence GTGTCCGAGTTCGACATCCCCCCGGTCGCACTCGCGCCTGCCGCGCCCCCGGCCGCCGACGAGCCGCCCGAGTTCGACGAGTTCCGCTCGGACCTCCTCGTCCGGTCGCGCAGCTCGGCCGGCACCCGGCGGGATCCGGAGGAGTCGGACACCGGGGGCCTGACGACCGACGCGGTGACCCTCCCCGGGTACGGGGACCATCCCCTGCACGGCTGGTTCGTCACCCCCGTCGGCGAGCCGGGCACGCTGCCGGGCGTCGTGGAGCTCGTCCCGCCGGGCGGCCTCGGCACGGCGCGCGACCACACATGGCCGGCGTCGGCGGGCTACGTGCACCTCGTCGTCGAGATGCGGCACGACGGCGACCCGCAGGACCCGTACAACCGCGAGATCGCGGCCGACGCCGTCCGCGCCGTCCAGGAGGTGCGGTCCCTGCCCGGCGTGGACCCGTCGCGCGTCGCCGTCCTGGGGCGCACCGGCGCAGGCTGCGCGGCCGTCGCCGCGGCGGGGCTCCTGCAGGACATCGCCTGCGTCATCGCCGAGGCCCCCTTCGCCGAGCCGCACGCCGCCGCCCTGCGCGCCTTCGCACGGCGCGCGTCCTCCCCGGTCCTGCTCGGGCCCGGTGCCGGCGCGCCGGAGATCTTCGCCGCCTGGGGAGCGCACTCGGCACAGCTCGTCGCGGAACTCTCGGGCGTCACACCCCCCGACGTCGTCGAACGCGTCCTCGACGAGTCGGCCCCCGCCACCCGCCGGGACACCTACCAGGCCTGGATCGCCGGCCACACGGAACTCGGTCAGGTCTTCCGGCCGCAGGTGGCGCACTGA
- a CDS encoding MarR family winged helix-turn-helix transcriptional regulator, which translates to MEESTSGSIPGPHDDGPRGAASGAADPGAPGPGTTELDVTPRGDVTPHDEVDRIVAAWLRVRPDLDLEPLTVFSRISRLARHLDLARRRAFARRDLETWEFDVLSALRRAGEPYRLSPGALVQQTLVTSGTMTNRIDRLAERGFVERHRSPDDRRGVQVELTSTGLKQVDAAMADLLDVEADVVSALAKDDRPLLAGLLRTLAAQFEE; encoded by the coding sequence ATGGAGGAGTCCACCAGCGGTTCGATCCCGGGGCCGCACGACGACGGTCCGCGGGGCGCGGCATCGGGTGCGGCCGATCCGGGCGCACCCGGGCCCGGGACCACCGAGCTCGACGTCACCCCGCGCGGCGACGTCACCCCGCACGACGAGGTGGACCGCATCGTCGCGGCCTGGCTGCGGGTCCGTCCCGACCTCGACCTGGAACCCCTGACGGTCTTCAGCCGGATCTCCCGGCTCGCACGGCACCTCGACCTGGCCCGACGTCGCGCGTTCGCCCGCCGCGACCTGGAGACCTGGGAGTTCGACGTGCTCTCCGCGCTGCGCCGCGCCGGCGAGCCCTACCGGCTCTCCCCCGGCGCGCTCGTGCAGCAGACGCTCGTCACCAGCGGCACCATGACGAACCGCATCGACCGCCTCGCCGAGCGCGGCTTCGTGGAGCGCCACCGCTCCCCCGACGACCGCCGCGGCGTCCAGGTCGAGCTCACCTCCACCGGCCTGAAGCAGGTCGACGCCGCGATGGCCGACCTCCTCGACGTCGAGGCCGACGTCGTCTCCGCCCTGGCCAAGGACGACCGCCCGCTCCTCGCCGGCCTCCTCCGCACCCTGGCCGCCCAGTTCGAGGAGTGA
- a CDS encoding ABC-F family ATP-binding cassette domain-containing protein — protein sequence MAHLLGADGISLRIATRTLLSDVSLGLDDGDRVGVVGPNGAGKSTLLRILAGLSEADAGRVTRVGGSTLGMLDQRDDVPDGVTVLDLVHGSADIHEWASDARVRAVHEGLLADLDLDAPVTTLSGGQRRRVALAGLLADDPDVLLLDEPTNHLDVEGVAWLAEHLATRYGRPGARGALVVVTHDRWFLDAVCTRMWEVRGDGSGAVDGYDGGYGAYILARAERARLAAVAAEKRDNLLRKELAWLHRGAKARSSKPKFRLDAAAALIADEPPPRDELELTQMATKRLGKDVLDLEDVTVVLPPRGDGPGSDPAGRVLFDHVTWRLGPGDRYGVVGVNGVGKTTLLALLTGRRSPDGGRVRRGKTIEVAQLSQEVHELDELGHLTAVEVVERERGRIEIDGKELTAAQLTERLGFTRERAYTKVESLSGGERRRLQLLRLLVAEPNVLLLDEPTNDLDTDTLAALEDLLDGWPGTLIVVSHDRYLLERVADRQVALLGDGRIRDLPGGVEEYLALRRGARAGASDSATSYGTSGAGLRGGGVESSAPVRTQAEIRVAKKAISRIERRLERIAEEEAQLHEDMVTQATDFEAVGGLDARLKELATEKGELEMAWLEAAEVAE from the coding sequence GTGGCACATCTTCTCGGCGCCGACGGCATCTCCCTCCGGATCGCGACCCGCACCCTGCTCTCCGACGTCTCCCTCGGGCTGGACGACGGCGACCGCGTGGGCGTCGTGGGCCCCAACGGCGCCGGCAAGTCCACGCTGCTGCGCATTCTGGCCGGGCTGTCCGAGGCGGACGCCGGACGCGTCACCCGCGTGGGCGGCTCCACGCTCGGCATGCTCGACCAACGCGACGACGTGCCCGACGGCGTCACCGTGCTCGATCTCGTGCACGGCTCGGCCGACATCCACGAGTGGGCCTCCGACGCCCGCGTCCGCGCGGTCCACGAAGGCCTGCTGGCCGATCTCGACCTGGACGCGCCCGTCACCACCCTGTCCGGCGGGCAGCGCCGCCGGGTCGCGCTCGCCGGGCTGCTCGCCGACGACCCGGACGTGCTGCTGCTGGACGAGCCCACCAACCACCTCGACGTCGAGGGCGTGGCCTGGCTCGCCGAGCACCTCGCCACCCGGTACGGCAGGCCCGGTGCCCGCGGCGCGCTCGTCGTCGTCACGCACGACCGGTGGTTCCTCGACGCCGTCTGCACCCGCATGTGGGAGGTGCGCGGCGACGGGTCGGGCGCCGTGGACGGGTACGACGGCGGTTACGGGGCGTACATCCTCGCCCGCGCCGAGCGCGCCCGGCTCGCCGCGGTGGCCGCGGAGAAGCGCGACAACCTGCTGCGCAAGGAACTCGCGTGGCTGCATCGCGGCGCCAAGGCCCGCTCCTCCAAGCCGAAGTTCCGGCTCGACGCCGCCGCCGCGCTCATCGCCGACGAGCCGCCGCCGCGCGACGAGCTGGAGCTCACGCAGATGGCGACGAAGCGGCTCGGCAAGGACGTCCTGGATCTGGAGGACGTGACGGTGGTGCTCCCGCCGCGCGGGGACGGGCCCGGCTCCGACCCGGCCGGAAGGGTGCTGTTCGACCACGTGACGTGGCGGCTCGGGCCCGGGGACCGGTACGGCGTCGTCGGCGTCAACGGGGTCGGCAAGACCACGCTGCTCGCGCTGCTCACCGGACGGCGCTCACCGGACGGCGGCCGGGTGCGGCGCGGCAAGACCATCGAGGTGGCGCAGCTGAGCCAGGAGGTGCACGAGCTCGACGAGCTGGGGCACCTCACGGCCGTCGAGGTGGTCGAACGCGAGCGTGGACGGATCGAGATCGACGGCAAGGAACTCACCGCGGCACAACTCACCGAACGCCTCGGCTTCACGCGGGAGCGCGCGTACACGAAGGTGGAGAGCCTGTCGGGCGGTGAGCGGCGGCGGCTCCAGCTGCTGCGGCTGCTCGTCGCCGAGCCCAACGTGCTGCTGCTCGACGAGCCGACGAACGACCTGGACACCGACACCCTCGCGGCGCTGGAGGACCTGCTCGACGGGTGGCCGGGGACGCTGATCGTCGTGTCGCACGATCGGTACCTGCTGGAGCGGGTGGCGGATCGGCAGGTGGCGTTGCTCGGTGACGGGCGGATCCGGGATCTGCCGGGTGGGGTCGAGGAGTATCTGGCGTTGCGACGCGGGGCTCGGGCCGGGGCCTCCGACTCCGCCACCTCGTACGGAACGTCGGGTGCGGGGCTGAGGGGCGGTGGGGTGGAGTCGTCCGCGCCGGTGCGGACGCAGGCGGAGATCCGGGTGGCGAAGAAGGCGATTTCCCGGATCGAGCGGCGGTTGGAGAGAATCGCGGAGGAAGAGGCTCAGCTCCACGAGGACATGGTGACTCAGGCGACCGACTTCGAGGCCGTCGGCGGGCTGGACGCGCGACTGAAGGAGCTGGCCACGGAGAAGGGCGAGCTCGAGATGGCCTGGCTCGAGGCTGCGGAGGTGGCCGAATGA
- a CDS encoding CynX/NimT family MFS transporter, protein MLVVGLNFRAPITAVPPVLPDVAAGLGMSSVEAGLLTGVPILCFALFAPVASWIIGRIGPYRAMTIAVGGVLAGTLLRSAATGAAGVWIAVTGTAVIGVAITIGNVAAPVIVTHDFARRAAVATGLYTASMNLGSVFTTTLTVPLAAWLGWQAALAAWSVLAVVALVWWAWVIRGGQGSDGGRGSGGGPDGGRPVPRRGARATVGSRATDRVLRRPITWVLAVAFVGQSFSYFAVTGVLPELLGDRIGFTPAEAGMAASLFQGLAILGSLVLPATSALRLPIGVASAVVTASWLSLPLGLLFAPGWWALWCSLAGFAQGGNFAVIFTLVAQRAGSPVAARRMAATIQSCGYVIAFTGPSVMFAVHDAAGGWSAPLSLILAVLVVMGGMLTLATLPRPPRT, encoded by the coding sequence CTGCTCGTCGTCGGACTCAACTTCCGCGCGCCGATCACCGCCGTCCCGCCCGTGCTGCCCGACGTCGCCGCCGGGCTCGGCATGTCCTCCGTCGAGGCCGGACTGCTCACCGGCGTGCCGATCCTCTGCTTCGCCCTGTTCGCACCGGTGGCCTCGTGGATCATCGGCCGGATCGGGCCCTACCGGGCGATGACGATCGCCGTCGGCGGCGTGCTCGCCGGCACCCTCCTGCGCTCCGCCGCCACGGGAGCGGCCGGGGTCTGGATCGCCGTGACCGGGACCGCGGTCATCGGCGTCGCGATCACCATCGGCAACGTCGCCGCGCCCGTCATCGTCACCCACGACTTCGCCCGGCGCGCCGCCGTCGCCACCGGCCTCTACACGGCGTCGATGAACCTCGGCTCGGTCTTCACCACGACGCTGACGGTCCCGCTGGCGGCGTGGCTCGGCTGGCAGGCGGCGCTCGCGGCGTGGTCGGTCCTGGCCGTGGTCGCGCTGGTCTGGTGGGCGTGGGTGATCCGGGGCGGGCAGGGCAGCGACGGAGGGCGGGGCAGCGGCGGGGGGCCCGACGGCGGGCGCCCCGTCCCGCGGCGGGGGGCGCGGGCGACGGTGGGCTCCCGCGCGACCGACCGCGTGCTGCGCCGGCCCATCACCTGGGTGCTGGCCGTGGCGTTCGTCGGACAGTCGTTCTCCTACTTCGCCGTGACCGGCGTGCTGCCCGAGCTGCTCGGCGACCGCATCGGGTTCACGCCCGCCGAGGCGGGGATGGCGGCGTCGCTGTTCCAAGGGCTCGCGATCCTCGGGTCGCTGGTGCTGCCGGCCACCTCCGCACTGCGTCTCCCGATCGGGGTGGCGTCCGCCGTCGTGACCGCGTCCTGGCTCTCCCTGCCGCTCGGGCTGCTGTTCGCACCCGGCTGGTGGGCCCTGTGGTGCTCGCTGGCGGGCTTCGCGCAAGGCGGGAACTTCGCCGTGATCTTCACGCTGGTCGCGCAGCGGGCGGGAAGCCCGGTGGCGGCCCGGCGGATGGCCGCGACCATCCAGTCCTGCGGATACGTCATCGCGTTCACCGGCCCGTCGGTCATGTTCGCGGTGCACGACGCGGCCGGCGGCTGGTCGGCCCCGCTGTCGTTGATCCTGGCGGTGCTGGTCGTCATGGGAGGCATGCTGACCCTGGCGACGCTGCCCCGGCCACCCCGCACCTGA
- a CDS encoding peptidoglycan-binding domain-containing protein, whose product MVSTRTWLQVGGGVVLAALVTAAFLQGRAAEDTWTANDPVGECGTGALGSDIGHDSGGEVLAVQNVLSATHSLEPATGIWDADTESAVRAFQAWTGLPSDGCVNTNTWVTMRALVVPVCAPEYQCQGPDQLLHWGPSREPHDAWFLDADCDWASWVLPGVAQSPVASRTPYEFSREPLAKLRCEG is encoded by the coding sequence ATGGTGAGTACGAGGACCTGGCTGCAGGTCGGCGGCGGTGTCGTCCTGGCCGCGCTCGTCACCGCCGCGTTCCTGCAGGGGCGCGCCGCGGAGGACACCTGGACGGCCAACGACCCCGTGGGCGAGTGCGGTACCGGCGCGCTGGGGAGCGACATCGGGCACGACAGCGGCGGGGAGGTCCTCGCGGTCCAGAACGTGCTCTCGGCGACGCACTCCCTCGAGCCCGCGACCGGCATCTGGGACGCGGATACCGAGTCGGCGGTCCGGGCGTTCCAGGCGTGGACCGGCCTGCCGTCGGACGGCTGCGTCAACACGAACACCTGGGTGACGATGCGCGCGCTCGTCGTGCCGGTCTGCGCGCCCGAGTACCAGTGCCAGGGCCCGGACCAGTTGCTCCACTGGGGGCCGAGCCGCGAGCCGCACGACGCCTGGTTCCTGGACGCGGACTGCGACTGGGCCTCGTGGGTGCTGCCCGGCGTCGCCCAGAGCCCCGTCGCCTCCAGGACCCCGTACGAGTTCTCGCGCGAACCGCTCGCGAAGCTGCGGTGCGAGGGATGA
- a CDS encoding TetR/AcrR family transcriptional regulator: MTASQRREQLLSVARELFASKGFDGTSVEEIAARAEVSKPVVYEHFGGKEGVYAVIVDREVQELTAALTGALDAGGHPKVLLERTALALLHYIEDSEDGFRILVRDSPVAQTTGTFSSLIGDVATQVEEILTEQFRINRLDPSSAPLYANMLVGMIALTGQYWLDNRATKKSEVAAHLVNLAWNGLSRMEKKPALMNAK; this comes from the coding sequence ATGACCGCGAGCCAGCGTCGCGAGCAGCTGCTGTCCGTGGCCCGCGAGCTGTTCGCCTCCAAGGGGTTCGACGGCACGAGCGTCGAGGAGATCGCCGCCCGCGCCGAGGTGTCCAAGCCGGTGGTGTACGAGCACTTCGGGGGCAAGGAAGGCGTGTACGCGGTGATCGTGGACCGCGAGGTGCAGGAGCTGACGGCGGCGCTCACCGGGGCGCTGGACGCCGGCGGCCACCCCAAGGTGCTGCTGGAGCGCACCGCCCTCGCGCTGCTGCACTACATCGAGGACAGCGAGGACGGCTTCCGGATCCTGGTGCGCGACTCGCCGGTCGCGCAGACGACCGGCACGTTCTCGAGCCTCATCGGCGACGTCGCGACGCAGGTGGAAGAGATCCTGACCGAGCAGTTCCGGATCAACCGGCTGGACCCGAGCAGCGCGCCGCTGTACGCGAACATGCTGGTGGGCATGATCGCGCTGACGGGCCAGTACTGGCTGGACAACCGTGCGACGAAGAAGTCGGAGGTCGCGGCGCACCTGGTCAACCTGGCGTGGAACGGCCTGAGCCGGATGGAGAAGAAGCCGGCGCTGATGAACGCGAAGTAG
- a CDS encoding acetylxylan esterase — MAQFDMPRGELEQYTPQIDEPDDFDDFWAHTIAEARAAGDAQPGGGAPVLERVDAGLTQVTVDDVTFPGFGGHPVKAWLTRPAHAEGPLPAVVQYQGYNGGRGLPHEHLGFAAAGYAHLMMDTRGQGSGWGGGGATPDPVGAGPTVPGYMTRGIEDPHDHFYRRVLTDGVRAVDAVRAIDGVDPERVAVTGVSQGGGITIAVAGLLGDLAAAMPDVPFLCHYRRAVQISDAMPYGEITQYLHVHRAPEVEERTWRTLSYLDGVSFARRAQAPALFSTALMDDVCPPSTVYAARNAWGAEAEGATTEPPRIDVYPYNGHEGGAEYRFAQHLAFLREHL; from the coding sequence GTGGCCCAGTTCGACATGCCCCGCGGCGAGCTCGAGCAGTACACGCCCCAGATCGACGAGCCCGACGACTTCGACGACTTCTGGGCGCACACGATCGCGGAGGCCCGCGCGGCCGGGGACGCGCAGCCCGGCGGCGGAGCCCCGGTGCTCGAACGGGTCGACGCGGGCCTGACGCAGGTCACCGTCGACGACGTCACGTTCCCCGGGTTCGGCGGCCACCCCGTCAAGGCATGGCTCACACGCCCGGCACACGCCGAGGGCCCGCTGCCCGCCGTCGTCCAGTACCAGGGCTACAACGGTGGCCGCGGCCTCCCGCACGAGCACCTCGGCTTCGCCGCGGCCGGTTACGCGCACCTCATGATGGACACCCGCGGCCAGGGGTCGGGCTGGGGCGGCGGGGGAGCGACACCGGACCCCGTCGGCGCCGGACCCACCGTGCCCGGGTACATGACGCGCGGCATCGAGGACCCGCACGACCACTTCTACCGCCGCGTCCTCACCGACGGCGTGCGCGCCGTGGACGCCGTCCGCGCGATCGACGGCGTCGACCCCGAACGCGTCGCCGTCACGGGCGTCAGCCAGGGCGGCGGCATCACGATCGCCGTCGCCGGCCTGCTGGGCGACCTGGCCGCCGCGATGCCCGACGTCCCCTTCCTCTGCCACTACCGCCGCGCCGTGCAGATCTCGGACGCCATGCCGTACGGCGAGATCACCCAGTACCTGCATGTGCACCGCGCGCCGGAGGTCGAGGAGCGCACCTGGCGCACCCTCTCCTACCTCGACGGCGTCTCCTTCGCGCGCCGTGCGCAGGCGCCGGCGCTGTTCTCCACCGCCCTGATGGACGACGTGTGCCCGCCGTCCACGGTCTACGCGGCACGGAACGCCTGGGGCGCGGAGGCGGAGGGTGCGACGACGGAGCCGCCCCGGATCGACGTCTACCCGTACAACGGGCACGAGGGCGGTGCGGAGTACCGGTTCGCGCAGCACCTGGCGTTCCTGCGTGAGCACCTCTGA
- the lat gene encoding L-lysine 6-transaminase, protein MTETILSPSEALPTLREHLLVDGFDLVLDLEKSHGSTLVDARDGREWTDLFTFFASSALGMNHPALAEDPEFLSDLTRAALNKPSNSDVYSVEMARFVETFARVLGDPALPHLFFVDGGALAVENALKTAFDWKSRHNEANGRSPELGTKVLHLEHAFHGRSGYTMSLTNTEPGKVARFPKFDWPRIPSPYLAEGRDMDAVEATALDAARAAFEANPHDIACFIMEPIQGEGGDHHFRPSFLQGMQALCREFDALFVLDEVQTGVGMTGTAWAYQQLDVQPDIVAFGKKAQVCGIMAGGRVDDVPDNVFAVSSRINSTWGGNLTDMVRSRRILEVVESEGLVERAARTGESLMGRLHDLARRHPGLVSDVRGRGLMCSLSLPSREVRDAVLASVADDGVLLLGCGTRSVRFRPALTVDESTLAHGVEVLDKALAARES, encoded by the coding sequence ATGACTGAGACGATCCTCTCCCCCTCCGAGGCGCTCCCCACCCTTCGTGAGCACCTCCTGGTCGACGGGTTCGACCTTGTCCTCGACCTCGAGAAGTCCCACGGCTCCACGCTCGTCGACGCGCGTGACGGCCGCGAGTGGACCGACCTGTTCACGTTCTTCGCCTCCTCGGCGCTGGGCATGAACCACCCCGCCCTGGCCGAGGACCCGGAGTTCCTGAGCGACCTGACCCGTGCCGCCCTCAACAAGCCGTCCAACTCCGACGTCTACAGCGTCGAGATGGCGCGGTTCGTCGAGACGTTCGCCCGCGTGCTCGGCGACCCCGCGCTCCCGCACCTGTTCTTCGTCGACGGCGGCGCGCTCGCCGTGGAGAACGCGCTGAAGACCGCCTTCGACTGGAAGTCCCGGCACAACGAGGCGAACGGCCGCTCGCCCGAGCTCGGCACCAAGGTGCTGCACCTCGAGCACGCCTTCCACGGCCGGTCCGGCTACACGATGTCCCTCACCAACACCGAGCCGGGCAAGGTCGCCCGGTTCCCCAAGTTCGACTGGCCGCGCATCCCCTCGCCGTACCTCGCCGAGGGCCGCGACATGGACGCCGTGGAGGCCACCGCGCTCGACGCCGCACGGGCCGCGTTCGAGGCGAACCCGCACGACATCGCCTGCTTCATCATGGAGCCCATCCAGGGCGAGGGCGGCGACCACCACTTCCGCCCGTCGTTCCTCCAGGGCATGCAGGCGCTCTGCCGCGAGTTCGACGCCCTGTTCGTCCTCGACGAGGTGCAGACCGGCGTCGGCATGACCGGCACCGCCTGGGCGTACCAGCAGCTCGACGTGCAGCCGGACATCGTCGCGTTCGGCAAGAAGGCCCAGGTCTGCGGGATCATGGCCGGCGGCCGCGTCGACGACGTGCCGGACAACGTGTTCGCCGTCTCCAGCCGCATCAACTCCACGTGGGGCGGCAACCTCACCGACATGGTGCGCTCCCGCCGCATCCTCGAGGTCGTCGAGTCCGAGGGCCTCGTCGAGCGCGCCGCACGGACGGGCGAGTCGCTGATGGGCAGGCTGCACGACCTCGCCCGCCGTCACCCGGGCCTTGTGTCGGACGTCCGCGGCCGCGGCCTCATGTGCTCGCTGAGCCTGCCGTCGCGCGAGGTGCGCGACGCCGTGCTGGCGTCCGTGGCCGACGACGGCGTCCTGCTCCTGGGCTGCGGCACCCGCTCGGTGCGGTTCCGGCCGGCGCTGACGGTGGACGAGAGCACGCTGGCCCACGGCGTCGAGGTGCTCGACAAGGCGCTGGCGGCGCGGGAGTCCTGA